The following coding sequences lie in one Endomicrobiales bacterium genomic window:
- a CDS encoding NUDIX hydrolase produces MEPKGKMKEKYHKTQFDYKGKAVGFTSHEIILPNGKKAIREFLVHPGATAVLPFINKDTVALVKQYRYPVKEITLEVPAGKIDPGESSLSCAKRELKEETGFTAKKIIKLTTFWTTPAFADEVLHIYAAFGLSKADASPDEDEFISYKAVPFKKLLALIHAGKIKDSKTVIAALYWQCFNSDFSNFGFNNIKIT; encoded by the coding sequence ATGGAACCCAAAGGCAAAATGAAAGAAAAATATCACAAAACACAGTTTGATTATAAAGGTAAGGCAGTTGGTTTTACATCACATGAAATAATTTTGCCAAACGGCAAAAAAGCAATTAGGGAGTTTCTTGTGCATCCGGGCGCTACTGCTGTTTTACCGTTTATTAATAAAGATACAGTCGCGCTTGTAAAACAATATCGCTACCCTGTAAAAGAAATTACATTAGAAGTTCCTGCAGGTAAAATAGACCCCGGTGAAAGCTCACTTAGTTGTGCAAAGCGCGAGCTTAAAGAGGAAACGGGTTTTACTGCAAAAAAAATAATAAAACTAACTACTTTTTGGACTACTCCTGCCTTTGCCGATGAGGTATTGCATATATATGCCGCATTTGGGCTTAGTAAAGCTGATGCATCTCCTGATGAAGACGAGTTTATTTCATATAAAGCGGTACCTTTCAAAAAGTTGCTTGCATTGATTCATGCAGGTAAAATAAAGGATTCAAAAACAGTTATAGCGGCGCTTTATTGGCAGTGTTTTAACTCGGACTTTTCAAATTTCGGGTTCAACAATATAAAAATAACTTGA
- a CDS encoding sulfurtransferase TusA family protein — protein sequence MIKFDKELDCTGLMCPMPIVKTKEELDKLSSGQVLLVLADDYGFQKDIPKWCQMTGNEFLALEKEGNIFKGYIKKK from the coding sequence ATGATTAAATTTGATAAAGAGCTTGATTGCACAGGGCTTATGTGCCCGATGCCAATAGTTAAAACAAAAGAAGAACTTGATAAACTTTCAAGCGGACAGGTTTTGCTTGTTCTGGCTGATGATTATGGTTTTCAAAAAGATATACCAAAGTGGTGCCAAATGACCGGCAATGAGTTTCTTGCATTGGAAAAAGAAGGCAATATATTTAAGGGTTACATAAAAAAGAAATAA
- a CDS encoding CpaF family protein: protein MGKIIALADAGFGADKFFFGANLCAISGGLFLDFCEKAVSAQLVYNFPAVKNASEIIAISQDISPNILKGYFGSKNQLVLIKPDFDISSTQLLSKLLKQLSKTSSFIFVPLVEDIAMQNLIHECAMVLLFVEPHAFGVARAKDFINSAAKNFVAKDAIKPVICRKNIGGQMKTTELAEAIGAEIFAEITYSDKDFVDALNNPDSVSLSNMSFEFASGIKNLIDKISKEEFSAQVVVLHENPNKIYAVFSAFKEKIHKELIEKMDLRSIRFDDTAGLNEVRQKAKKIVDELISLEKSATLTYEIRERISKEVLDQALGLGVLEELIADQKISEILVNGPNKIFIEENGKLKPSSVKFENIAGLKTVIDRILAPIGRRIDEASPLVDARLSDGSRVNAVIEPVSLSGPLLSIRKFFKKNIAFSDLISFGAASSEMSDFLKVCVMLRKNIIVSGGTGTGKTTLLNALATFIGTDERIVTIEDSAELKLSQEHVIRLEARPQSIEGKGEISIRRLVINALRMRPDRIIVGECRGGEALDMLQAMNTGHDGSLTTVHANTAKDVVSRIITMVMMSGMELPEKAIKEQICSAVQIIVQLARYQDGSRKISQIAKLSLLPDGSVQTAPIFGFEQTGYDGKTVQGSFKNYGIAKEFEVEAKAKGIL from the coding sequence ATGGGAAAAATAATTGCGCTTGCAGATGCGGGCTTTGGTGCTGATAAGTTTTTTTTTGGCGCAAACCTTTGTGCTATAAGTGGTGGTTTGTTTTTAGATTTTTGCGAAAAAGCTGTTAGCGCACAATTAGTTTATAACTTTCCTGCAGTAAAAAACGCATCTGAAATTATTGCCATTTCACAAGATATAAGCCCCAACATTCTAAAGGGCTACTTTGGTTCTAAAAATCAACTCGTACTAATAAAGCCCGATTTCGACATATCTTCCACCCAGCTTTTATCTAAATTACTAAAACAACTATCCAAAACCTCATCTTTTATTTTCGTGCCATTGGTAGAAGATATTGCTATGCAAAACCTTATTCATGAGTGTGCTATGGTTTTGCTTTTTGTTGAGCCACATGCTTTTGGCGTTGCTCGCGCGAAAGATTTTATTAACAGTGCGGCAAAAAACTTTGTGGCAAAAGACGCAATAAAACCTGTGATTTGTAGAAAAAATATTGGCGGCCAAATGAAAACAACGGAGCTTGCGGAGGCAATTGGTGCCGAAATTTTCGCAGAAATAACATACAGCGACAAAGATTTTGTGGATGCTCTAAATAATCCTGACTCTGTATCCTTATCAAACATGTCATTTGAGTTTGCCTCTGGCATAAAAAATCTTATAGATAAAATTTCAAAAGAAGAGTTTTCTGCTCAAGTTGTGGTTTTGCATGAAAACCCAAACAAAATTTATGCGGTTTTCAGCGCGTTTAAAGAAAAAATACATAAAGAATTAATAGAAAAAATGGATCTTCGTTCCATTCGCTTTGACGACACAGCAGGTTTAAACGAGGTACGCCAAAAGGCAAAAAAAATAGTTGACGAGTTAATATCTTTAGAAAAAAGCGCAACGCTTACCTATGAAATTCGGGAGCGTATATCAAAAGAAGTTCTTGACCAGGCGCTGGGCTTGGGTGTTTTAGAAGAGCTTATCGCAGACCAAAAAATAAGCGAAATATTGGTTAACGGGCCAAATAAAATATTTATTGAAGAAAATGGCAAACTAAAACCATCAAGCGTGAAATTTGAAAACATTGCAGGGCTTAAAACCGTAATTGACAGAATTCTTGCGCCAATAGGCCGCAGAATTGATGAAGCGTCCCCTTTAGTAGATGCGCGTTTGTCCGACGGCTCGCGCGTTAATGCGGTTATTGAGCCGGTTTCATTATCCGGCCCGTTGCTTTCCATAAGAAAGTTTTTTAAAAAAAATATAGCTTTTAGTGATTTGATTTCTTTTGGTGCCGCAAGCAGTGAGATGTCAGATTTCCTAAAAGTGTGCGTTATGCTGCGCAAAAATATTATTGTTTCAGGTGGAACAGGTACAGGTAAAACAACTCTGTTAAATGCGCTTGCCACTTTTATTGGGACAGATGAAAGAATTGTAACCATTGAAGATTCAGCAGAATTAAAGCTTTCGCAGGAGCATGTTATTCGCCTTGAAGCGCGTCCACAGTCAATTGAGGGTAAAGGCGAAATAAGTATAAGGCGGCTTGTTATAAACGCTTTGCGTATGCGTCCCGATAGAATTATTGTTGGCGAGTGTCGCGGCGGAGAGGCATTAGATATGCTTCAGGCAATGAACACGGGCCATGATGGTTCGCTTACTACCGTGCATGCAAATACCGCAAAAGATGTTGTTTCAAGAATTATCACAATGGTTATGATGTCAGGAATGGAGTTGCCAGAAAAAGCAATAAAGGAACAAATTTGTTCGGCTGTGCAGATAATTGTGCAATTGGCGCGTTATCAAGATGGTTCAAGAAAAATTTCGCAGATAGCAAAACTGTCTTTGTTGCCGGACGGTTCCGTTCAAACAGCTCCGATTTTTGGTTTTGAGCAAACCGGTTATGACGGCAAAACAGTGCAGGGCAGTTTTAAAAACTATGGCATTGCTAAAGAGTTTGAAGTAGAGGCAAAGGCCAAGGGTATATTGTGA
- a CDS encoding VanZ family protein, with the protein MSIDTFTKNKKVGFFWGSVFLWCALIYFLSDQPNLKTNFGVWDLILRKLAHITEYAILFLLSRRAFFNTVNKSFAGAFGGIFALFYAASDEYHQSFVVGRVGCVIDVLIDCFGILIGFLCLYLYTRIKGTKNVNT; encoded by the coding sequence ATGAGTATAGACACTTTTACGAAAAATAAAAAAGTTGGGTTTTTCTGGGGTTCGGTTTTTCTTTGGTGCGCGTTAATTTATTTTTTATCAGACCAACCAAACCTAAAAACAAACTTTGGCGTTTGGGACTTAATTTTAAGAAAGTTAGCGCACATAACTGAATACGCAATTTTATTTTTACTTTCACGGCGAGCATTTTTTAATACTGTAAATAAAAGTTTTGCAGGCGCGTTTGGCGGTATATTTGCTTTGTTTTATGCCGCAAGCGATGAGTACCACCAGTCATTTGTTGTTGGAAGAGTAGGTTGCGTAATAGATGTGCTTATAGATTGTTTTGGTATTTTAATTGGGTTTTTGTGCTTGTATTTATATACACGCATTAAAGGGACAAAAAATGTCAACACTTGA
- a CDS encoding cysteine desulfurase encodes MQITYFDNNSATQLDPRVLEAMVPFLKENYGNPQNMHSVGAVAKDALDIARKSVADFIGAKVGEIYFVSCGSEANNFAIKGVADANAHKGKHIIVSAIEHFSVLYAARRLEKIGFEVTILPVNQLGEVNSNDLKVALRKDTILVSIQTANTEIGTIQNIKELVLLTKANGSLFHTDAVCVAGLIPIDVNDLGVDLLSFSASQFHGPKGAAALYVKKGTRVTPQIDGGVQEEGRRAGLENIPSIVGFGVACELAKNEMIKNSASIKELRDKLIEELPKKVEYVYLNGHTSNRMPNNVNFSIEFIEGEAMMLLLDSKGFMVSSGSACASKALKMSHVLTAIGADPAVGQGSLLIALSKYNTMADVDRFLLEFPAIVKRLREMSPLYDHFIKTGERQVAGPGTDYGHEHDHNHNEE; translated from the coding sequence ATGCAAATAACATATTTTGATAACAACTCAGCCACACAGCTTGACCCAAGAGTTCTTGAGGCAATGGTGCCTTTTTTAAAGGAAAACTACGGTAACCCTCAGAATATGCACTCAGTTGGAGCTGTGGCAAAAGACGCGCTTGATATTGCTCGTAAAAGCGTAGCTGATTTTATTGGCGCAAAAGTAGGCGAGATATACTTTGTTTCCTGTGGTTCAGAGGCAAATAACTTTGCAATAAAGGGTGTTGCCGATGCCAATGCGCATAAGGGCAAACATATAATTGTTAGCGCAATTGAGCATTTTTCGGTTTTATATGCCGCGCGCAGGTTAGAAAAAATTGGTTTTGAAGTAACGATATTACCTGTTAACCAGCTTGGCGAAGTTAATTCAAATGATCTTAAAGTGGCTTTACGAAAAGATACTATACTTGTTTCAATACAAACCGCAAACACTGAAATAGGCACAATCCAAAATATTAAAGAGCTTGTGTTGCTTACAAAAGCAAACGGTTCTTTGTTTCATACAGATGCTGTATGTGTTGCCGGCTTAATACCAATAGATGTGAATGATTTAGGTGTTGACCTGCTTTCGTTTTCCGCTTCTCAGTTTCATGGGCCAAAAGGCGCAGCCGCGTTGTATGTAAAAAAGGGGACGCGCGTAACTCCTCAAATTGACGGTGGCGTTCAGGAAGAAGGCCGCAGGGCGGGATTAGAAAATATTCCGTCAATAGTTGGTTTTGGTGTCGCCTGCGAATTAGCTAAAAACGAAATGATAAAAAACTCCGCAAGTATTAAAGAGTTAAGAGATAAATTAATTGAAGAATTGCCAAAAAAAGTTGAGTATGTTTATTTAAACGGCCATACAAGTAATAGAATGCCAAACAATGTTAATTTTTCAATAGAGTTTATTGAAGGCGAGGCAATGATGTTGCTTTTAGACAGTAAGGGTTTTATGGTTTCAAGCGGTTCAGCATGTGCTTCAAAAGCACTTAAAATGTCTCATGTTCTAACTGCAATAGGTGCAGATCCGGCGGTTGGTCAAGGTTCACTTCTAATAGCGTTATCAAAATATAATACTATGGCCGATGTTGACCGGTTTCTTTTGGAATTTCCTGCAATTGTAAAACGCTTAAGAGAAATGTCGCCATTGTATGACCACTTTATAAAAACCGGAGAAAGGCAAGTTGCCGGCCCGGGTACAGATTATGGCCATGAGCATGACCACAACCACAACGAAGAGTAG
- a CDS encoding transcriptional repressor — MITKLETLKTRLLNCKLKPTYQRLKILSFMAGNKSHPSIDLIYKKLKNQIPTLSKTTLYNTLEMFARSGLVGELTIGQEVRFDGITNWHHHFVCENCGAIIDINVTCPNCQKKEIEGHLIKQIHGYFRGLCKKCR, encoded by the coding sequence ATGATTACAAAATTGGAAACACTCAAAACACGGTTGTTAAATTGTAAGCTTAAGCCGACATACCAGCGGCTTAAGATTTTGAGTTTTATGGCTGGCAATAAAAGCCATCCATCGATAGATTTAATTTACAAGAAGTTAAAAAATCAAATTCCCACACTTTCAAAAACAACACTTTATAATACACTTGAGATGTTTGCCAGAAGTGGTTTGGTTGGTGAACTTACAATTGGTCAGGAAGTAAGGTTTGATGGTATTACAAATTGGCACCACCACTTTGTTTGCGAAAACTGTGGCGCCATAATTGATATAAATGTTACCTGCCCAAATTGCCAAAAGAAAGAAATAGAGGGTCATTTAATAAAACAAATTCACGGTTATTTTAGAGGTTTGTGCAAAAAGTGCAGGTAA
- a CDS encoding DsrE/DsrF/DrsH-like family protein → MSEQKEKMTIILFSGELDKAIAAFTLATTAAASGMEATIFFTFWGLNVLKKNMFVVNSKQNFLQKMFGVLNTGYLPISKFNFLGIGPILMKLLMKQKKVATLSEMMKTARSLGVKYIACTMSCGVLGLDKDDLSDEVDEFAGAISYLAEAKEAKVNLFI, encoded by the coding sequence ATGAGCGAACAAAAAGAAAAAATGACAATTATTCTTTTTTCTGGCGAGTTAGATAAGGCGATAGCTGCGTTTACACTTGCCACAACTGCCGCCGCAAGCGGTATGGAAGCGACGATATTTTTCACATTTTGGGGTTTAAATGTACTTAAGAAAAATATGTTTGTGGTAAATAGCAAACAGAACTTTTTGCAGAAAATGTTTGGAGTTTTAAACACGGGATATTTGCCAATATCTAAGTTTAACTTTTTAGGCATTGGGCCAATTTTAATGAAGTTGCTTATGAAACAAAAAAAAGTTGCAACCCTTTCCGAAATGATGAAAACAGCGCGCTCTCTTGGGGTAAAGTATATTGCTTGCACAATGAGTTGTGGCGTTCTTGGTCTTGATAAAGATGACCTTAGCGATGAAGTTGACGAATTTGCCGGAGCCATAAGTTATCTTGCGGAGGCAAAAGAAGCGAAGGTAAACTTATTTATATGA
- the radC gene encoding DNA repair protein RadC, producing MVVQEMPREKLKRLGAQALKDEELLCVLLRTGYAGKNVFELSKEILKKFPNGKLFLLPYEELAKIKGIGPAKAAELCCAAELAKRYLGADPFPQITKPSDVLSALQDIANRKKEVFVVVYLNGRNKIVHKEEISVGTLNASLVHPREVFEPALKHSAASIILAHNHPSGQSVPSSDDFAITKQLCEAGKIMGIEVLDHIIISANGYFSFKDNGKL from the coding sequence ATGGTAGTACAGGAAATGCCCAGAGAAAAACTTAAACGGCTTGGCGCACAGGCGTTAAAAGATGAAGAACTGCTCTGTGTGCTTTTAAGAACTGGCTATGCCGGCAAAAATGTTTTTGAGCTGTCAAAAGAAATATTAAAAAAATTTCCAAACGGTAAGCTGTTTTTATTGCCGTATGAGGAACTTGCAAAAATAAAAGGCATAGGCCCTGCAAAAGCCGCAGAACTTTGTTGCGCCGCGGAACTTGCAAAAAGGTATTTAGGTGCAGACCCGTTTCCTCAAATAACAAAGCCGTCTGATGTTTTAAGTGCTCTGCAAGACATTGCAAACAGGAAAAAAGAGGTGTTTGTTGTAGTATACCTAAATGGCAGAAATAAAATTGTGCATAAAGAGGAAATATCGGTAGGCACTTTAAACGCAAGTTTGGTACATCCTCGCGAAGTTTTTGAACCAGCACTAAAACACAGCGCTGCAAGCATAATTCTTGCGCACAATCACCCATCTGGCCAAAGTGTGCCGTCTTCTGATGACTTTGCAATAACAAAACAACTTTGCGAGGCCGGCAAAATTATGGGTATAGAAGTTTTAGACCATATTATTATATCGGCAAATGGGTATTTTAGTTTTAAAGACAATGGCAAATTATGA
- a CDS encoding type II secretion system F family protein, with translation MFSTILLVFCAVSFGAFWILKKFVARKKTQKSFDIKDKKGKAVSLFNSSLAQLYENPSSKVSLKIKIAVSVIFFLMVAIIFLKPILGFIAGLGMYWAINSYFNSIKSKKNFAFEDTLTEALSAVSSSVQAGQSFESALENYTLSNKNSASEIFATALNSFKLGIPVTDALLALAENIHSEAFLLAANSIKLSRQTGGNLSEMLSMVCSNLREKKNLRNKLNALTAQARSSGLVMSFVPFGLLLLLYLMEPAMVGLLFSTTLGNFMLLVAFIMVYLGSFIIQKIVNAKS, from the coding sequence ATGTTTTCTACAATTTTGCTCGTATTTTGCGCAGTGTCTTTTGGCGCATTTTGGATACTAAAAAAGTTTGTCGCGCGCAAAAAAACGCAAAAAAGTTTTGATATAAAAGACAAAAAAGGAAAAGCAGTAAGCTTGTTTAACAGCTCGCTTGCACAATTATATGAAAATCCAAGCTCAAAAGTTTCTTTAAAAATAAAGATAGCTGTAAGCGTAATTTTTTTCCTTATGGTGGCTATTATTTTTTTAAAGCCAATACTTGGTTTTATTGCAGGACTTGGAATGTATTGGGCAATAAACAGTTATTTTAACTCAATAAAAAGTAAAAAGAACTTTGCTTTTGAAGATACCTTAACAGAAGCACTTTCGGCTGTTTCAAGTTCGGTTCAGGCAGGCCAAAGCTTTGAATCGGCACTTGAAAACTACACGCTTTCAAACAAAAACTCAGCTTCTGAAATATTTGCTACCGCTCTAAACAGCTTTAAGTTGGGTATACCTGTTACGGATGCACTTTTGGCATTAGCCGAAAATATTCATTCTGAAGCATTTTTACTTGCTGCAAATTCAATAAAACTTTCAAGGCAAACGGGTGGCAACTTATCTGAAATGCTCTCAATGGTTTGTTCCAATTTGCGTGAAAAAAAGAATTTGAGAAATAAATTGAACGCGCTTACGGCACAGGCGCGTTCATCGGGCTTGGTTATGAGTTTTGTGCCATTTGGGCTTTTGCTGTTATTGTACCTTATGGAACCCGCTATGGTTGGGTTGCTTTTTAGTACAACTTTAGGCAATTTTATGTTGCTGGTAGCTTTTATAATGGTATATTTGGGTTCTTTTATAATACAAAAAATAGTCAACGCGAAAAGTTAA
- a CDS encoding nitroreductase family protein codes for MSTLDELIGQRYSVRSYDSRTVEKEKIEAILQAARLAPSACNAQPWRFIVIDQKELKEKFIEQCMGVTVPNTWAKSAPVIIVAASQLQLLTHKVGELIQGVNYHLIDIGIALEHCALKATELGLGTCYIGWFKANKIKKLLGLPKNWKPECLLTLGYSSGKPRDPIRKPLEEIVLWNPKAK; via the coding sequence ATGTCAACACTTGATGAACTTATCGGGCAAAGGTACTCTGTTAGAAGTTATGATTCGCGAACAGTAGAAAAAGAAAAAATTGAGGCAATTTTACAAGCCGCGCGCCTTGCGCCTTCCGCATGCAATGCCCAGCCATGGCGTTTTATTGTAATAGACCAAAAAGAGTTAAAAGAAAAATTTATAGAGCAATGTATGGGTGTAACTGTGCCAAACACTTGGGCGAAAAGTGCGCCTGTAATAATAGTTGCGGCAAGCCAGCTGCAACTATTAACGCATAAGGTAGGCGAGCTTATTCAGGGTGTTAATTATCACCTTATAGACATTGGTATTGCATTGGAGCATTGTGCGTTAAAAGCTACTGAGCTTGGGCTTGGCACTTGTTATATTGGTTGGTTTAAGGCAAATAAAATAAAAAAATTGCTTGGCTTGCCAAAAAATTGGAAGCCAGAGTGTTTGCTTACGCTGGGCTACTCGTCAGGTAAACCGCGTGATCCAATAAGAAAACCGCTTGAAGAAATTGTGTTATGGAACCCAAAGGCAAAATGA